GTGGCCGCCGACCTGGGCATAGAAGAAGGCCAGCGTCCAGAAGCCCAGGATGGACAGGTTGTACGAGCGCACCGGCCGGGCGATGACCTTGGGCAGGAAGTAGTAGATGGCGCCCACGCTCACGGGCGTGAACCACAGGCCCAGCACGTTGTGGCCGTACCACCAGTTCATGGTCGCCTGCTGCACGCCGTAGTGCACGCCCGGCAGCTTGGCCACCAGGAACAAGAGCGTGATCCACAGCAGCGCCGCGACGTGGTACCAGACGGTGACGTACAGCGACTCGACCTTGCGGTTGACCAGCGTGTACAGCACCGGCCCGATGATGCAGACCATGCCGGCCACGATGAACAGGCCGATCTGCCAGGGCATCTCCAGGTATTCCATGCCGTCCGTCCAGCCGGCGCCGATGGCGCCGATGCCGCTGGCGATCGCCACGTTGATCAGCGCGCCGCCCAGCATGACCCACATGGCGCCCATCAGCGGCGTGCGCAACAGGCGCGGCAGCAGCCAGACGATGACGCCCAGCGAGGCGTTGGTGATCCAGCCGTAGAGCACGGCCGTGAGGTGCACGGTGCGGATGCGCCCGAACGTCATCCAGGCCTCGCTGACCAGCCAGTCGGGCATGTGCAGCTTCAGCGACGCGGTCAGGCCCGCCACCGAGCCCAGCACCAGCCACAGGCAGGCGAAGGCGACGAACATGAACACCGGAAAGGCGCTGGAGCGGTCGGCCTCGATGCGCTGGCTGATTTCCTGCGCGTCGGGCGGGTGCAGCGTGTCGCCGGGCTCGGCGGCCGCGGCCTGCAGCTGGGCGCGGTGGCCGGCGTGCAGGGCGGGGTCGTCCACCTTGCCGATCTCGCCCTGGGCGAAGATGACCGAAGCGGCCCGTGGGTTCTCCATCAGCAGGCCCTTGCGCATCGACCAGATGAACACGAATAGTCCAATGATCGACAGCAAAAAGGCCCCCAGCAGGCTCATGACGGCACTGTCCATGGCGGTTTCCTCGTGGTGTGGGGTGGCGCGCGCCGGGCGCCGGGGTATTTTTGATGCACCGCAAGTGGCAGTGGCTGCTCCCGTGCTATGCGTGGCTGCTCGATTTTAAAGTTCAAAACACATGAACTTTTCCGCGGGCCCTGCAAGTCCCTGTCAAGGCTGATGGCTACTCAGCCTTGGAAGGCCGCTCAGGCTGCCGGCAGGGCGATGCGCACGTGGTACAGGCCGCCCTGCGGGCCAGCGCGAAAGTCACAGTCCACGTCGTGCAGCAGGCGCAGGCGGTCGCGCACATTGGCCAGGGCGATGCCGTGGCCGCGCGAGCCGCCGGCTGCGACGTCTGCGGGCAGGGTGTTGGTGATGGTCAGCACCACGCGGCCGCCGCGCAGCTCGGTGGCGATGCGCAGCTTGGTGGTGCCGCGCACGCTGGGCTCCACGCCGTGCTTGACGGCGTTCTCCACCAGCGGCTGCAGCAGCAGCGGTGGCAGGCGCGCGCCGCCCGCGCGCTCGTCCAGCACCCACTGCACGCGCATGCGCTCGCCAAAGCGCACCTGCTCGATGTCCAGGTACTTGCGCGCCAGCTCCACCTCTTCGTGCAGCGTCACCGCCTCGCCCTGCTCGACCAGGGCGTGGCGAAACAGGTCGCTCAGGTCTTCCAGCAGCGCCTCGGCGCGTGCCGGCTCGTCACGCACCAGGGCGATGGCGCTGTTGAGCGTGTTGAACAAAAAATGCGGGCGGATGCGCGCCTGCAGCTCCGTCAACCGCGCCGTGGTGGCCGCCGGCAGGCGGGCGCGGGCGCGCAGCGCCAGGGCGGCCACCAGCAGCGCCGCCAGCAGCGCGCCCGAGGCCGCACCGGCCAGCCAGGGCGGCGGCGCGTCCATGGCCGGGTCGGCCAGGGCCAGCAGCGCGCAGGCGCCCAGGCCGGCCAGCGCGCCCAGCAGCACGCCTGCGGCGTACTGCAGCTGCGCCGGCAAGGGGGCCAGGGCGCGGCCGGCGGCGCAGGCCGTGAGCAGCCAGGCGAGCGTCGCGGGCAGGGCCACGCCGGTCAAAAGCGCCAGCCGCGCCAGCCAGTCGGCCAAGCCGCCGGGGCCGAACAAGGTGCCCACGCCCAGCACCAGCTGCACGAACAGCACGGCGCGCAGCACCACGCCGACGTGGCAGGCGTCGAAGGCAGGAGCGGGGGTCGATAAAATTTGCGGCTTTTGCATTTGTCATGCCAGCGTGGCGCCCGGGCAGCCGGGGCCGCGCCTTCACGGATTATTGCCCCCATGCCCTCTGACGCGACCACGCCCCAGCCCTCCCACGACCAGCTCGCCACCAAGGCGCAGGCCTGGTCGGCGCTCTTCGAGGAGCCCATGAGCGACCTGGTCAAGCGCTACACCTCCAGCGTGTTCTTCGACAAGCGCCTGTGGCAGGCCGACATCGCCGGCAGCCTGGCTCACGCCGACATGCTGGCCGCGCAGGGCATCATCAGCGCCGCCGACCACGCCGCCATCGAGCGCGGCATGGCCACCATCACGCAGGAGATCGAGGCCGGCCAGTTCGACTGGCAGCTGGACCTGGAGGACGTGCACCTGAACATCGAGGCGCGCCTGACCCAGCTGGCCGGCGACGCCGGCAAGCGCCTGCACACCGGGCGCAGCCGCAACGACCAGGTGGCCACCGACGTGCGCCTGTGGCTGCGCAGCGAGATCGACCTGATCGACGGCCTGCTGACCGAGCTGCAGCGCGCCCTGGTCGAGGTGG
The DNA window shown above is from Pulveribacter suum and carries:
- a CDS encoding cbb3-type cytochrome c oxidase subunit I → MDSAVMSLLGAFLLSIIGLFVFIWSMRKGLLMENPRAASVIFAQGEIGKVDDPALHAGHRAQLQAAAAEPGDTLHPPDAQEISQRIEADRSSAFPVFMFVAFACLWLVLGSVAGLTASLKLHMPDWLVSEAWMTFGRIRTVHLTAVLYGWITNASLGVIVWLLPRLLRTPLMGAMWVMLGGALINVAIASGIGAIGAGWTDGMEYLEMPWQIGLFIVAGMVCIIGPVLYTLVNRKVESLYVTVWYHVAALLWITLLFLVAKLPGVHYGVQQATMNWWYGHNVLGLWFTPVSVGAIYYFLPKVIARPVRSYNLSILGFWTLAFFYAQVGGHHLVGGPVPGWLVTLSIVQSMMMIIPVAAFSINMAGTMRGRMRLALRSPTLRFMMFGGLMYMLSSVQGSFEALRSINQITHFTHFTVAHAHLGAYGFVTMVLFGAIYFMMPRVLNWEWPYPRLITLQFWLAAVGILIYFVGLSIGGWLQGEYMLDAARPFMDSVAVTLPWLKSRSLGGALMVASQIVFVGHFLAMALRFGPARTGAALFRAGAHTLEVAHGK
- a CDS encoding sensor histidine kinase, which encodes MQKPQILSTPAPAFDACHVGVVLRAVLFVQLVLGVGTLFGPGGLADWLARLALLTGVALPATLAWLLTACAAGRALAPLPAQLQYAAGVLLGALAGLGACALLALADPAMDAPPPWLAGAASGALLAALLVAALALRARARLPAATTARLTELQARIRPHFLFNTLNSAIALVRDEPARAEALLEDLSDLFRHALVEQGEAVTLHEEVELARKYLDIEQVRFGERMRVQWVLDERAGGARLPPLLLQPLVENAVKHGVEPSVRGTTKLRIATELRGGRVVLTITNTLPADVAAGGSRGHGIALANVRDRLRLLHDVDCDFRAGPQGGLYHVRIALPAA